One genomic window of Quercus robur chromosome 6, dhQueRobu3.1, whole genome shotgun sequence includes the following:
- the LOC126689064 gene encoding peroxidase 5-like codes for MSNLFTYCVFFFAILLNSPALSVPLKLGFYQKSCPSAEAIVKSAVTKALVNDSGIAAALIRLHFHDCFVRGCDASILLDSKPGNKAEKESMGNKGVQGFEVIDEAKAKIEAQCPQTVSCADIIAFAARDSVFSAGGIHYDVPGGRFDGRVSLIDEVNKNLPDAFFNVTQLENNFAQKGLSLEEMVTLSGAHSIGDSHCSLFSKRLYSFNAKYAQDPSMNPAYANFLKSQCPKPSKNTMLDPVVPFDPSTPTRLDNNYYKNLKSYKGLLATDQVLWISSLTRKMVKNNVNHPSAWASKFAAAMVHMGSIDVLNEKQGEIRKNCRVVN; via the exons ATGTCAAATTTGTTCACTTATTGTGTCTTCTTTTTTGCCATACTTTTGAACTCTCCTGCACTCTCAGTGCCTTTGAAGCTTGGTTTCTATCAGAAATCATGCCCATCAGCTGAGGCCATAGTGAAGAGTGCTGTAACAAAAGCACTTGTCAATGATTCTGGCATAGCTGCTGCCCTCATTAGGCTCCATTTCCATGACTGTTTTGTAAGG GGATGTGATGCTTCTATTTTGCTTGATTCCAAACCGGGGAATAAGGCAGAGAAAGAAAGCATGGGAAACAAAGGAGTACAAGGATTTGAGGTGATAGACGAAGCTAAAGCCAAGATAGAAGCTCAATGCCCACAAACAGTTTCATGTGCCGACATAATTGCCTTTGCAGCTCGAGATAGTGTATTCAGTGCTGGTGGTATCCACTATGATGTCCCTGGAGGGCGTTTTGATGGAAGGGTCTCATTGATAGATGAAGTAAACAAAAATCTTCCTGATGCATTTTTCAATGTGACACAATTGGAAAACAACTTTGCCCAAAAAGGGCTGTCACTTGAGGAAATGGTCACACTCTCTGGGGCTCACTCTATTGGTGACTCACATTGCTCTCTTTTCTCAAAACGTTTATATTCATTCAATGCAAAATATGCACAAGATCCCTCCATGAATCCTGCTTATGCTAATTTCTTAAAATCTCAATGCCCCAAACCCTCAAAAAACACCATGCTTGATCCTGTAGTGCCTTTTGATCCCTCGACACCAACCCGGCTTGATAACAACTACTATAAGAACTTAAAAAGTTACAAGGGGCTATTGGCTACAGATCAAGTGCTATGGATTAGTTCTTTAACAAGAAAGATGGTGAAGAATAATGTTAACCATCCAAGTGCTTGGGCTTCAAAGTTTGCTGCTGCAATGGTGCACATGGGTTCAATTGATGTGCTCAATGAGAAACAAGGTGAAATTAGGAAGAACTGTAGGGTGGTGAATTAG